Proteins encoded within one genomic window of Thioploca ingrica:
- a CDS encoding integral membrane protein: MDTYHRFHTGGSYWLMRAEHLAVVLIGIALVLWHWSELNWLRFIAVFVITDLLGYLPGAIAYRRAGRGQIAPLYHYLYNLTHCYLTWLPITAWWVWSIGGWEWAMLAIPIHLSGDRGVFGNVFKPVSLPFEPVAEK, from the coding sequence ATGGATACTTATCATCGTTTTCATACTGGAGGAAGTTACTGGCTAATGCGCGCTGAACATTTAGCCGTCGTGTTGATTGGCATTGCCTTGGTGCTCTGGCACTGGTCAGAATTAAACTGGCTACGTTTCATCGCGGTATTTGTCATCACTGATTTATTGGGCTATTTACCTGGCGCAATCGCTTATCGTCGCGCTGGCAGAGGTCAAATTGCACCGCTTTATCATTATCTTTACAACTTAACTCATTGTTATCTAACGTGGCTGCCGATTACCGCGTGGTGGGTATGGAGTATCGGGGGGTGGGAATGGGCGATGTTAGCGATACCGATTCATCTCTCTGGCGATCGCGGGGTATTTGGCAATGTGTTTAAACCAGTCTCCCTGCCTTTTGAGCCGGTAGCTGAGAAATAG
- a CDS encoding diacylglycerol kinase, catalytic region produces MRTRIILNPTAGAGRAAKRLQALRPLLENHWRHIDWQQSRSAQHLTDLATEAAQAGYEQVIVAGGDGTVHFVANGLVGSHTALGILPLGTGNDIAVNVGLPRNIEAAARVLIQGHRGYFDVVQAGTTRFYYCVLGMGMDTLALQRINASCLPRGKLMYSGYALRTLLDYQSQWLTIQGDGIQFSGLVTFVAVANTATYAGGIPIAPGARVDDGYLDVCIIPAMPLLKSLRCFGRLLKANHVHMPEVLYKPSTTLQLTSKSPLPITLDGELTDLTTPLTVKILPKALSILGGTPRGQSL; encoded by the coding sequence ATGCGCACTCGGATTATTCTCAATCCCACGGCGGGTGCAGGTCGAGCCGCTAAACGCTTACAAGCGCTACGGCCGTTGCTAGAAAATCATTGGCGTCATATCGATTGGCAACAGAGTCGCAGTGCTCAACATCTCACCGACCTCGCCACCGAAGCCGCTCAAGCCGGTTATGAGCAAGTTATTGTCGCCGGGGGTGACGGCACCGTCCATTTTGTCGCTAATGGATTAGTGGGGAGCCATACCGCTTTGGGCATTTTACCGCTGGGCACCGGTAATGATATCGCTGTGAACGTGGGGCTACCTCGAAATATCGAAGCGGCAGCTCGGGTGCTCATTCAAGGACATCGAGGCTACTTTGATGTCGTTCAAGCTGGAACAACTCGATTTTATTACTGTGTACTGGGAATGGGTATGGATACGCTTGCCTTACAGCGAATCAATGCGTCATGCTTACCGCGAGGCAAATTGATGTACAGCGGCTATGCGCTACGCACTTTGCTTGACTATCAATCCCAATGGTTAACCATTCAAGGCGATGGGATTCAATTTAGTGGGCTAGTGACCTTTGTTGCCGTAGCGAACACAGCGACTTATGCGGGCGGGATTCCGATTGCACCGGGTGCGCGAGTAGATGATGGTTATTTGGATGTTTGCATCATTCCGGCGATGCCGCTGCTCAAAAGTTTGAGGTGCTTTGGTCGCTTGCTGAAGGCTAATCATGTGCATATGCCCGAAGTTTTATACAAACCGAGTACGACACTCCAATTAACCAGTAAATCTCCGTTGCCCATTACCCTAGACGGAGAATTAACCGATTTAACCACCCCTTTAACAGTCAAGATATTACCCAAAGCGTTGTCAATTTTAGGGGGAACGCCACGAGGTCAATCTTTATGA
- a CDS encoding RNA polymerase Rpb6 — translation MARLTVEDCLKHVNNRFNLVLLASKRARQLAMGATPLVPVENDKPTVVALREIAAGKVTPENFEKLDAGVSSLR, via the coding sequence ATGGCACGCCTTACCGTAGAAGATTGCTTAAAACATGTTAATAATCGTTTTAATCTGGTATTACTCGCCAGTAAACGTGCTCGTCAATTAGCGATGGGCGCAACACCTTTAGTCCCCGTTGAAAATGACAAACCAACCGTCGTCGCGTTGCGAGAAATCGCTGCCGGGAAAGTGACGCCGGAGAATTTTGAGAAACTCGATGCGGGGGTAAGTTCACTCAGATAG
- a CDS encoding (p)ppGpp synthetase, RelA/SpoT family — MPVSLDLPSRLLSSDLCQLLEAYLEPEQVKAVYRAYLFSAEAHDGQQRLSGEPYIFHPLAVAYILGQMRMDSQTLCAALLHDVIEDTGIAKKQLINEFGEKIAELVDGVSKLSSIQFETREQAQAASFQKMLLAMNQDIRVIIIKLADRLHNMYTLGVMKPTSRRRIAHETLEIYAPIASRLGMNAVRLKLEELSFAILYPFRYQVLKDRLQKARNKRLDILRSIQSTFEQHLHKHHLNAQVVNREKHYYGLYYKMLEYKSATSLDKRKSFARATNMCAFRIIVDTVDACYRALGVVHSLYKPLCERFRDYIAIPKINGYQSLHTILFSPHGFLIEVQIRTADMHELSEIGITAYGFYQLDQPSVGLPKPTSQLAHQRATEWLQSLIEMSKNAGDSVEFFNQVKMDLFPDEVYVFTPKGKILQLPKGATAIDFAYAIHSDVGNRCIAAKIDNQYVSLSVPLVSGQTVEVITTPWARPHRSWLNFAVSARARSHIRHFLKVLEHDEAISLGKRLLDKELASYALSIDHLTAEQQSQLLKNLKVDSLDKLLAEIGLGNRMALVVASQLNLTLESSFKTPSPINGNQYRPLIIRGGAGILVTLSRCCRPIPGDEIVGFMSAGRGLIIHQVICKHVAEYQYHYPDKILSVEWESNLEEDEFLVDIHVDVLDKKGVLATVSAAIANMGSNIKYVANETDEGVSSLLKFCISVRSRDHLAAIIRHLRRLEVVNRIQRSKN; from the coding sequence ATGCCCGTTTCCTTAGATCTTCCTTCGCGCTTATTGAGTAGTGACCTGTGTCAATTACTGGAAGCCTATCTTGAACCAGAGCAGGTCAAAGCGGTTTATCGTGCTTATTTATTTAGTGCCGAGGCGCATGATGGTCAGCAGCGGTTATCCGGTGAACCTTACATTTTTCATCCACTCGCAGTGGCTTATATTTTAGGCCAAATGCGTATGGATAGCCAAACCTTGTGTGCGGCACTGCTCCATGATGTGATTGAAGATACGGGCATTGCTAAAAAACAATTGATTAATGAATTTGGGGAAAAAATCGCTGAATTGGTGGACGGCGTCAGTAAACTTTCTTCTATCCAATTTGAAACGCGTGAGCAAGCGCAAGCCGCTAGTTTTCAAAAGATGTTACTCGCCATGAATCAAGATATTCGGGTTATCATTATTAAATTAGCTGATCGCTTGCACAATATGTATACTTTAGGGGTGATGAAGCCGACATCACGACGTCGAATTGCGCACGAAACGTTAGAAATCTATGCGCCGATTGCCAGTCGTTTGGGAATGAATGCCGTGCGTCTCAAATTGGAAGAACTCAGTTTTGCAATACTTTATCCTTTTCGTTATCAAGTATTAAAAGATCGGTTGCAAAAGGCACGAAATAAGCGGCTTGATATTCTCCGCTCGATTCAATCGACGTTTGAACAACATTTGCATAAGCACCATTTGAATGCTCAAGTGGTTAACCGAGAAAAACATTACTATGGTTTGTACTATAAAATGTTGGAATATAAAAGCGCTACTTCTCTTGACAAAAGAAAATCTTTTGCTCGAGCAACCAATATGTGTGCTTTTCGGATCATTGTTGATACAGTGGATGCTTGTTATCGCGCTTTGGGAGTGGTCCACAGTTTGTATAAACCGTTGTGTGAACGTTTTAGAGACTATATTGCTATCCCTAAAATTAATGGTTATCAATCGTTACATACCATTTTATTTAGCCCGCATGGTTTTTTAATCGAAGTGCAAATTCGTACGGCTGACATGCATGAGTTGTCCGAAATCGGTATTACGGCTTATGGTTTCTATCAATTGGATCAACCCTCGGTGGGTTTACCTAAACCGACCTCCCAACTGGCTCATCAACGCGCTACGGAGTGGTTGCAAAGTCTAATCGAAATGTCAAAAAATGCCGGCGATTCCGTCGAATTTTTTAACCAAGTGAAAATGGATTTGTTTCCTGACGAAGTCTATGTATTTACGCCAAAAGGAAAAATTTTGCAATTACCCAAAGGCGCAACCGCTATTGATTTTGCCTACGCTATCCATAGTGATGTGGGTAATCGGTGTATCGCCGCAAAGATTGATAATCAATATGTTTCGCTTTCAGTTCCCTTAGTGAGTGGGCAAACGGTTGAAGTCATCACCACTCCTTGGGCGCGTCCCCATCGCAGTTGGTTAAATTTTGCCGTCAGTGCTCGTGCTCGTAGCCACATTCGGCATTTTTTGAAGGTACTTGAACATGACGAAGCCATCAGTTTAGGCAAACGATTGCTTGATAAAGAATTAGCGAGTTACGCTTTGTCAATCGACCATTTAACGGCAGAACAACAGAGTCAGTTGTTAAAAAATTTGAAGGTTGATAGTCTAGATAAACTTTTAGCTGAAATCGGTTTAGGTAACCGGATGGCCCTGGTGGTCGCTTCGCAATTAAATTTGACTTTAGAATCATCATTTAAAACCCCCTCACCCATAAATGGCAATCAATATAGACCTTTAATTATAAGAGGAGGAGCCGGTATTTTAGTCACGCTATCGCGTTGTTGTCGACCGATTCCAGGAGACGAAATTGTTGGTTTTATGAGTGCCGGCAGAGGTCTTATCATTCATCAAGTCATTTGCAAACATGTCGCTGAATATCAATATCATTATCCGGATAAAATCCTCTCGGTGGAATGGGAATCCAATTTAGAAGAGGATGAATTTTTAGTCGATATCCATGTTGACGTACTGGATAAAAAAGGGGTTCTCGCAACCGTATCAGCGGCCATTGCTAATATGGGGAGTAATATTAAGTATGTTGCCAATGAAACCGATGAGGGTGTTTCCAGTTTACTGAAATTTTGTATTTCGGTACGAAGTCGTGACCATTTAGCCGCTATTATCCGCCATTTACGGCGCTTAGAAGTCGTTAATCGAATTCAACGAAGTAAGAACTAA
- a CDS encoding peptidase M24, catalytic core produces MDKTEFKNRRQQLINLMGAGSMAILPAAPMRIRNREVHYPYRQDSNFYYLTGFPEPEALAVIVPHREQGQYILFCREKDPEKETWHGRRVGLEGACEHYGADDAFPITDVDDIVPGLMESCRRLYYPMGYYQEFDEKIMEWMNQLRGRARAGVVAPKEMVTLDHVLHEMRLCKSAAEIEVIRTAAAVTIRAHKRAMQSCRPGLFEYQLEAEISHEFLQSGCRSPAYPAIVGGGKNACILHYTDNSEVLNEGDLVLIDAGAEWDYYAADITRTFPVNGHFTKPQQLIYELVLKAQRAAIDKIYPGYHWNEPYEAAVEVVTKGLIEFGLLVGKLDVLIEEEAYKRFYMHRIGHWLGMDVHDPGEYKVDEVWRTLKPGMVMTVEPGIYIPAAEDIAREWWNIGVRIEDNILVTEGGHEILTADLPKTVAEIEALMAAREAF; encoded by the coding sequence ATGGATAAAACTGAGTTTAAGAATCGTCGACAACAATTAATCAATTTGATGGGCGCCGGCAGTATGGCTATTTTACCCGCTGCGCCTATGCGAATCCGTAACCGAGAAGTTCATTATCCCTATCGTCAGGATAGTAATTTTTATTATCTGACCGGGTTTCCTGAACCCGAAGCACTGGCGGTTATTGTGCCACATCGTGAACAAGGACAATATATTCTATTTTGTCGCGAAAAAGATCCCGAAAAAGAAACTTGGCATGGTCGTCGGGTTGGGTTAGAAGGTGCTTGTGAACACTATGGAGCTGATGATGCGTTTCCCATTACTGATGTTGATGATATTGTCCCGGGGTTAATGGAAAGTTGTCGGCGCTTATATTATCCGATGGGCTATTATCAAGAATTCGATGAAAAAATCATGGAATGGATGAATCAACTGCGTGGACGCGCCCGTGCCGGCGTCGTGGCACCCAAAGAAATGGTGACTTTAGATCATGTTTTACATGAAATGCGGTTATGTAAAAGTGCTGCCGAAATTGAAGTGATACGAACCGCGGCAGCAGTGACCATTCGTGCTCACAAACGGGCAATGCAATCTTGTCGTCCCGGTCTATTCGAGTATCAACTGGAAGCGGAGATTAGCCATGAATTTTTGCAAAGTGGTTGTCGTTCGCCGGCTTACCCCGCTATCGTCGGTGGTGGTAAAAATGCGTGTATTCTTCATTATACCGACAACAGTGAGGTCTTGAATGAGGGCGATTTAGTCCTAATCGACGCGGGTGCTGAATGGGATTATTACGCTGCCGATATTACCCGCACCTTTCCAGTTAATGGCCATTTTACTAAACCACAACAACTTATTTATGAACTGGTTCTCAAAGCGCAACGTGCCGCAATTGATAAAATTTATCCCGGTTATCATTGGAATGAACCCTATGAAGCTGCAGTTGAAGTGGTTACTAAAGGGTTAATCGAATTCGGTTTACTGGTTGGTAAATTAGATGTCTTGATAGAAGAAGAAGCTTATAAACGTTTTTACATGCATCGCATTGGTCATTGGCTGGGAATGGACGTTCACGATCCCGGTGAATATAAGGTCGATGAAGTTTGGCGAACTTTAAAACCGGGGATGGTAATGACCGTCGAACCAGGAATCTATATCCCTGCGGCTGAAGATATCGCTAGAGAGTGGTGGAATATTGGGGTACGCATAGAAGATAATATCTTAGTTACCGAAGGCGGACATGAAATCCTCACGGCTGATTTACCAAAAACGGTAGCCGAAATTGAAGCTTTAATGGCTGCTAGAGAAGCGTTTTAA
- a CDS encoding 2Fe-2S ferredoxin: MTESYYRYHVFFCINQREAGQRCCGNHNSQAMRDYLKKRTKELGIVGRDGVRANTAGCLDRCKQGPVIVIYPEGVWYTWKDKNDIDEIISEHLQQGRIVERLRIAAE, from the coding sequence ATGACAGAAAGTTATTATCGCTACCACGTATTTTTTTGCATTAACCAACGTGAAGCGGGTCAACGTTGTTGTGGCAATCATAATTCTCAAGCCATGCGTGATTACCTGAAAAAACGGACTAAAGAGTTAGGCATTGTTGGACGTGATGGAGTACGAGCCAATACCGCGGGTTGCCTGGATCGATGTAAACAAGGTCCAGTTATAGTCATTTATCCTGAAGGCGTTTGGTACACTTGGAAAGATAAAAATGATATTGATGAAATTATTAGCGAGCATTTGCAACAGGGACGCATTGTCGAACGGTTGCGAATAGCGGCAGAATGA